The genomic region AGGATATATGGCACATTGAGGCCTTCCTGGCCCAGATCATGAGCCTAATTGCTAAGACCAGAActtctaaaaattaatgtaataatatttataaattctttttaagtataattttattcaaagGGGTCATTGTATCGGAGTTGGGACTGTGGATTCCCacattttactaatttgattaattattaaatccaTGGAATAAAAAGTAATatcaaaaaattatattcaaatcaaatattttatttccaCTTTATAAAACAAAAACATGACCTCAAACTCAGACAGAATGGCCGAGCGGTCTATGGCGCTGTGTTCAGGTCGCAGTCCTTTAAGGGCGTGGGTTCGAATCCCACTTCTGTCAATTTAGAGCAGggtatttattttttattgatttttaaaaaacttaattataaacatGTGGACGTAATGAAATTAACTATTTACGCTTAGAGCGGTTCCAGTGATTCCTAAAGAGAGATTGGATATAGCGAAGGCCCTTATTAAACACCTCCTGCCTAGTTAGGGTTTTTATGACCTTAGGCTTAGAATCATCAGTTGGAACTGATTTTTCCATTACCCTCGAGTAATAATCGGATGAGCTCATACTATTGTACACGTTAATTAGCCTGTTGATGGCCTTTATCTTACTGGTTTGGTCCCATCCTTTGCTTCTCTCAAGCACCTTTATCGAATGCGATACTATTGCTCTGTACTTTGGGTCCTTGGGAAGAGAATGTGCTACACACTGAAGATTTGGGTACCTCAAATCATCTTCCCTGTTCTCCTTCCCCATCCTTATGGAACCAGTAACTTCATTTGGTACTGAAGATTTGAAACCGTAATAGTTATTGAATGGGTAATCAGTTTTTTTAGCAAATTCAGGGAGTTTTGATAAAACGTCCTCACCTAATGACATAAACACCATTTCAAACAAACCCTTAGAAATTGAGTCAACTATTATGTTAATTCCATTTAACTTCTGTTGAAGGCGTTTCATTGGTGAGAATGAGTAGTAAACATCTCCTCTGAAGGCAAGCAGTGGCTCTAAAACCTCAGGTGGCAATGGAGCCTGAACAAACTTAATTTATCTATTACTTACATTTAGCCTTTGTTTGTAAACTTCTATCTGAGAATCTATAAACTTTTCTACTCTGCTATCCTCAAAAGCATTTCTAACACACTTGTTAAGGAGTAAATTTCGAAATGCTGCTCTTTTTAAAGCGTAAGCTGGCCTATAATCTGAGAGCTCGTTAACCAATGTTGGCCTCCTATAAAAGTTTAATTGTCAAAAACAAACTCTAAATTTGAAAGATTCTCTTCTATTGCTCTGGATAGAACATCCAAAAAATCATCCGTTAGAGCATGCTGAAAATTTTAGTGCAGGAGTGGTTACCTGTGGTACTGGTCTTGAATCCTCTAAAATTTGTTGCACTAGCTCATATCTTGTAGCCTTCTTAACATCCGAAACCAGAGACTCGCTTTCCTTTTCTGTTGAGAATAAAGGTGACCTATGAAATAGATAGTATTGgtaaaattactttattTCAATAGGGTCAAGTTCCTTTGTTGGATCTATGCCAAAATAAAACTTATTTGGTCCTTTTATTACTATTTCTTTCCTCAAGAGTTGTTTTTTCTTTAAGGGTGAGCTTTTCAATCTTTTTAACTCTCTTTTTATGAAGGTAAGGTGGTCGAATTCTCCGACATCGCTCTTCTTATCGGATACATGTGTGTTATCAGGAAGGtccaattttttatttatttctgAGATAACTTCAGGACCAACTTCCTAAATATGggaatattaatttttaaaccaTGATTAATAAACTAATGTGTACCTTCAAGTCAAACTGCGacaataatttgtttttatcTGCATAACTCAGATTCTTATACCTTTCGAGATTGTTAAAAAAGGATTTAAAACCATCAGAAACACTTCTTCTTACTGTTAATTTAATcatatattacatttaGCTAAAGTTAACTTATGTTACATACACCTATAATATGTGGTGGATTATAACTATTAACTTAActcaaaaatattatattaatatatttttataaattttaatgtacagatttataacaaatttgaAAACTATAAAATGTAACAGTATATA from Theileria annulata chromosome 1, complete sequence, *** SEQUENCING IN PROGRESS *** harbors:
- a CDS encoding uncharacterized protein (Tap821d03.p1c.cand.49 - score = 44.54): MIKLTVRRSVSDGFKSFFNNLERYKNLSYADKNKLLSQFDLKVHISLLIMEVGPEVISEINKKLDLPDNTHVSDKKSDVGEFDHLTFIKRELKRLKSSPLKKKQLLRKEIVIKGPNKFYFGIDPTKELDPIEIKSPLFSTEKESESLVSDVKKATRYELVQQILEDSRPVPQHALTDDFLDVLSRAIEENLSNLERPTLVNELSDYRPAYALKRAAFRNLLLNKCVRNAFEDSRVEKFIDSQIEVYKQRLNAPLPPEVLEPLLAFRGDVYYSFSPMKRLQQKLNGINIIVDSISKGLFEMVFMSLGEDVLSKLPEFAKKTDYPFNNYYGFKSSVPNEVTGSIRMGKENREDDLRYPNLQCVAHSLPKDPKYRAIVSHSIKVLERSKGWDQTSKIKAINRLINVYNSMSSSDYYSRVMEKSVPTDDSKPKVIKTLTRQEVFNKGLRYIQSLFRNHWNRSKRK